A section of the Thauera chlorobenzoica genome encodes:
- a CDS encoding phosphate-starvation-inducible PsiE family protein yields MNTSNEKGVKQETMGGTIPLLNWIIGRVARVLAVIMVLVIIWGVADVLYVLYQRLMSPPFMLLEIKDILATFGAFMAVLIAIEIYHNIILYAESDKSHHLAVEIVLGTALMAISRKVIILDFNDVEPSYLYGTAAITFALAVGYYLIVIRPRKHKVVCGEG; encoded by the coding sequence ATGAATACAAGCAACGAGAAGGGCGTTAAGCAAGAGACCATGGGGGGCACGATCCCTTTACTGAACTGGATCATCGGGCGGGTTGCCCGCGTGCTGGCGGTAATCATGGTTCTGGTGATCATCTGGGGAGTCGCCGACGTTCTTTATGTCTTGTATCAGAGGTTGATGTCGCCGCCATTCATGCTGCTCGAGATCAAGGACATACTGGCGACCTTCGGGGCCTTCATGGCGGTTCTGATAGCGATAGAGATCTATCACAACATCATCCTTTACGCCGAGAGTGACAAAAGCCACCACCTTGCGGTGGAGATCGTGCTTGGAACTGCGCTGATGGCGATCTCACGCAAGGTGATCATTCTCGACTTCAACGACGTCGAACCCAGCTATCTCTACGGTACCGCGGCGATCACATTCGCCCTCGCAGTTGGCTACTACCTGATCGTGATCAGACCGAGAAAGCACAAAGTAGTCTGCGGAGAAGGGTGA
- a CDS encoding efflux RND transporter periplasmic adaptor subunit: MNAIPPLHRLRSAWLAVAALPAWILFTPAVHAAPGAHGPNGEHLDAPAATASPSGLARLPDGSVNVPKAAQRRMAIRTLLAAESEAAATVELPGRVIADPNASGRVQTVHGGRIEPGPRGLPLVGQRVAQGELLAHVRHHADPYAQAGQKAQLAELRAQRQIAEQRVRRLQGLEGTVPRKDIDAARTEARMLTERERSIGASLEARESLVASVSGVIARADVTVGQVVAPNDVLFDVVDPSRMLVEAVTADPALAASVGAASLQGVPEASLQFVGGAQMLRDGVLPLIFTVAPGAPLPLAIGQPVTVIAQSNQRVKGIVLPAQAVVRNATNEPIVWIKSGAERFIAQPVRLQALDASTVVITQGLGADNRVVVQGAALIAQIR, from the coding sequence ATGAACGCCATCCCCCCCCTTCATCGGCTGCGGTCCGCCTGGCTCGCGGTGGCGGCCTTGCCGGCCTGGATCCTGTTCACGCCGGCCGTCCACGCGGCGCCGGGCGCGCATGGTCCCAACGGCGAACACCTGGACGCGCCCGCTGCCACGGCCAGCCCATCCGGGCTGGCGCGCTTGCCCGACGGCAGCGTCAATGTGCCGAAGGCCGCGCAACGCCGCATGGCGATCCGCACGCTGCTGGCGGCGGAGTCCGAGGCTGCGGCCACGGTCGAGCTGCCTGGACGGGTGATCGCCGACCCCAACGCCAGCGGCCGCGTGCAGACCGTGCATGGCGGCCGCATCGAGCCCGGCCCCAGGGGGCTGCCGCTCGTCGGGCAGCGGGTGGCGCAGGGCGAGTTGCTGGCCCATGTTCGCCATCACGCCGACCCCTATGCCCAGGCGGGCCAGAAGGCCCAGCTGGCCGAGTTGCGCGCGCAGCGCCAGATCGCCGAGCAGCGCGTCCGGCGCCTCCAAGGCCTCGAGGGTACGGTGCCACGCAAGGACATCGACGCCGCGCGCACCGAAGCCCGCATGCTCACCGAGCGCGAGCGCAGCATCGGCGCCAGCCTGGAGGCGCGCGAGTCACTGGTCGCGTCGGTCTCCGGCGTGATCGCTCGCGCCGACGTCACGGTCGGCCAGGTCGTCGCACCGAACGACGTGTTGTTCGACGTGGTCGACCCGTCGCGCATGCTGGTCGAGGCCGTCACCGCCGATCCGGCGCTGGCCGCCAGCGTCGGTGCGGCATCGCTTCAGGGCGTGCCCGAGGCGAGCTTGCAGTTCGTCGGCGGCGCGCAGATGCTGCGCGACGGTGTGCTGCCGCTGATCTTCACCGTGGCACCGGGTGCGCCACTCCCGCTGGCGATCGGCCAGCCGGTGACCGTGATCGCGCAGTCGAACCAGCGCGTCAAAGGCATCGTGCTGCCGGCCCAGGCCGTGGTGCGCAACGCGACCAACGAGCCGATCGTCTGGATCAAGTCGGGGGCCGAGCGCTTCATCGCGCAGCCCGTCCGGCTCCAGGCGCTGGATGCGAGCACGGTGGTGATCACCCAGGGCCTTGGCGCGGACAACCGCGTCGTCGTCCAGGGCGCAGCGCTGATCGCTCAGATCCGCTGA
- the copK gene encoding periplasmic Cu(I)/Cu(II)-binding protein CopK, with protein MLKKALMVAALGIATTSAFAVDVERVEKSIPMKDGSTVYIFKDGKMGMEDKMGRAVRMKHGEVMETKDGQKIMMHGDEVMRLDSILRHDTRP; from the coding sequence ATGTTGAAGAAAGCACTAATGGTCGCGGCACTTGGGATTGCCACCACATCGGCCTTCGCGGTCGATGTCGAGCGGGTCGAAAAGTCCATCCCCATGAAGGATGGCTCGACGGTCTACATCTTCAAGGATGGGAAAATGGGCATGGAGGACAAGATGGGCCGTGCGGTGAGGATGAAACACGGCGAAGTGATGGAGACCAAGGATGGACAGAAGATCATGATGCACGGCGACGAGGTCATGCGTCTCGACAGCATCCTTCGCCACGACACCCGTCCGTAA
- a CDS encoding methyltransferase family protein, whose translation MNETSSYGLWSLVIINSLFFIAFAFSFTRPRTSRDWRSLGAYSAFILALFTEMYGFPLTIYLLSGWLSSKFPGIDFFAHDSGHLLEVMFGWSSNPHFGPFHLLSTLFIVGGFWLLAKAWPVLLEAQRTRRVADSGPYARIRHPQYVAFVLVMFGFLLQWPTLITLIMFPVLLIVYARLARREELDAIEAFGDAYRSYRDRTPAFIPRLR comes from the coding sequence ATGAATGAGACGTCGAGTTACGGCTTGTGGTCACTGGTCATCATCAACTCGCTGTTCTTCATCGCCTTCGCCTTCAGCTTCACGCGTCCCCGCACAAGCCGGGACTGGCGATCCTTGGGCGCTTACTCGGCCTTCATCCTGGCGCTCTTCACCGAGATGTACGGCTTTCCGTTGACGATCTACCTGCTCTCGGGGTGGCTGTCTTCGAAATTTCCGGGAATCGATTTTTTTGCCCACGACTCAGGGCACCTCTTGGAGGTCATGTTCGGATGGAGCAGTAACCCGCACTTCGGCCCGTTTCACCTCTTGAGCACCTTGTTCATCGTCGGTGGCTTCTGGCTCCTGGCAAAGGCCTGGCCCGTACTCCTCGAGGCTCAGCGCACCCGCCGCGTCGCCGACAGCGGCCCCTACGCCCGCATTCGACACCCGCAATACGTCGCGTTCGTTCTGGTCATGTTCGGCTTCTTGCTGCAGTGGCCGACCTTGATCACGCTGATCATGTTCCCGGTTCTGTTGATCGTGTACGCCAGGCTCGCCCGCCGGGAAGAACTCGATGCGATCGAGGCATTCGGTGATGCCTATCGCTCATACCGCGACCGCACGCCGGCGTTCATTCCTCGCCTGCGGTAG
- a CDS encoding TolC family protein yields MRPSFWLSACVVAGSMVGGPCWAQPSASVHDRPLAATSPEPSLAAERVPLRVALDAAWQRAVVAREAEGQLRRTDAERLASQSLWAAPPSLTLSHRDDRLQSNDGARETELGVALPLWLPGQRDAHQGVSAAASAQAASAEQAARLQLAGELREQAWAWASLAAEVAQAEGQVQSLQRLADDVGRRVRAGELARADALAAQAEHLAAGTALTDARQRLDAARVRWVQLTGLTAAPDLVADAVPEPTAEPSMSSHPELQSATQATELAQRRVELMRHSRRDAPELTIGVRQDHAGSGASSEGSVVVGLRLPFGGDARNRPLESAALAELDVAQTRLQRLRERLESDVALAREAVRAAEVQREAGTTRARLLRERAELIGKSFDVGETPLPDLLRALAAAAEADAALARHTAALGLARARLQQALGLLP; encoded by the coding sequence GTGAGACCATCTTTCTGGCTATCTGCCTGCGTCGTCGCCGGCAGCATGGTCGGTGGGCCTTGCTGGGCCCAGCCGAGTGCTTCCGTGCACGACCGCCCCTTGGCGGCCACCTCCCCCGAGCCTTCCCTTGCGGCCGAGCGCGTGCCGCTGCGTGTCGCACTGGATGCTGCCTGGCAGCGCGCCGTCGTGGCCCGGGAAGCCGAGGGGCAGCTGCGTCGCACCGACGCCGAGCGCCTCGCCTCCCAGTCCCTGTGGGCAGCCCCGCCGTCGCTCACCCTGAGCCATCGCGACGATCGGCTCCAAAGCAATGATGGCGCCCGCGAGACCGAGCTGGGCGTCGCCTTGCCACTGTGGCTCCCCGGCCAGCGTGATGCGCACCAGGGCGTGAGCGCTGCGGCCTCGGCGCAGGCGGCCTCTGCCGAGCAGGCGGCGCGACTGCAACTGGCGGGCGAGTTGCGCGAGCAGGCATGGGCATGGGCCAGCCTCGCGGCCGAGGTCGCGCAGGCCGAGGGCCAGGTCCAGTCCCTGCAGCGGCTTGCGGACGACGTCGGGCGCCGGGTGCGCGCCGGCGAACTGGCCCGCGCCGATGCGCTGGCCGCACAGGCCGAGCACCTGGCGGCCGGGACCGCCCTGACCGATGCGCGGCAGCGCCTGGACGCTGCTCGCGTACGCTGGGTGCAACTGACCGGCCTCACGGCGGCGCCGGACCTTGTCGCCGACGCCGTGCCCGAGCCGACGGCCGAGCCTTCGATGTCTTCGCATCCGGAACTGCAGTCGGCGACCCAGGCTACCGAGCTGGCGCAGCGGCGGGTCGAGCTGATGCGGCACTCGCGCCGCGACGCGCCGGAGCTGACGATCGGCGTCCGCCAGGACCATGCCGGGTCCGGTGCGTCTTCCGAAGGCAGCGTCGTGGTCGGTCTGCGCCTGCCCTTTGGCGGCGACGCACGCAATCGACCGCTCGAATCGGCTGCGCTGGCCGAGCTGGATGTTGCACAAACGCGCTTGCAGCGGCTGCGCGAGCGCCTGGAAAGCGACGTCGCCCTGGCGCGCGAGGCCGTCCGCGCCGCCGAGGTGCAGCGCGAGGCCGGAACCACGCGTGCCCGCCTGTTGCGCGAACGTGCCGAGCTGATCGGCAAATCCTTCGATGTCGGCGAAACACCGCTGCCGGACCTGCTGCGTGCGCTGGCCGCCGCTGCCGAGGCCGATGCTGCGCTCGCCCGCCATACCGCCGCGCTGGGCCTCGCCCGCGCCCGTCTCCAACAAGCGCTCGGATTGCTCCCATGA
- a CDS encoding cation-transporting P-type ATPase, protein MSDPKQKHWHHLTGEQVLRLLATNGQTGLDRVAVEERQHQHGPNSLARRVGDGPLLRFLLQFNQALVYILLIAVIIKLSLGAFVDAAVIFGVVLLNSIIGFVQEGKALNALEALSRTLKMETTVLRAGEKQRIDAAGLVPGDIVLLASGDKVPADLFLLRSRSLQIDESALTGESVPVDKFPGILELETPLADRTNLAYSSTLVTYGTGVGVVVATGDSTEIGRISELIASAEVIATPLTRKIAHFSRLLLYAILGLAGLTFAVGLWHGQYWVDLFMAAVALSVAMIPEGLPAVLTITLAIGVARMAKRNAIIRRLPAVETLGSTTVVCSDKTGTITRNEMTVQRLWVDGQSFELSGIGYAPEGELRLDGERHSAAEHGVVRELLRAGLLCNDAVLKRDGDAWRIEGDPTEGALLVAASKAGLDARTENARAARLETIPFESQHQYMVTLHGGDNPVVYLKGSVEKILERCTVMLGVDGSVGALDADEVLRQVNAMAGHGLRVLAFARMAVARGTTDIDHQDVCDGLTFLGLQGMIDPPREEAIHAVRACQEAGIKVKMITGDHAATAAAIAGQIGLLHTSGHAGVLTGRALEEIPDADLIDVAAHTAVFARVTPEQKLRLVEALQARGEVVAMTGDGVNDAPALRRADIGVAMGITGTDVSKEAADMVLTDDNFATIEAAVEEGRGVFDNLIKFITWILPTNAGQGLVIIAAVMAAQPLPVLPVQALWINMTTAVLLGLTLAFEPRERDIMSRPPRLSAAPILNGELIKRILLVGLLLLVGSFGLFEWALYSGRSEQEARTIAVNVFAVGQSFYLLNCRSLRYSMFRLGLFSNPLIWAGIGAMMAVQLLFTYIPLMNKLFHTAPIGWIDWGLIVAVGLAIYLVIEGEKAWRRRGASSTVTH, encoded by the coding sequence GTGAGCGACCCGAAGCAGAAGCACTGGCACCATCTGACCGGCGAACAGGTGCTGAGACTGCTTGCCACGAATGGGCAGACAGGCCTGGATCGGGTTGCGGTAGAAGAGCGACAACATCAACATGGACCAAACTCGCTGGCCAGGCGAGTTGGCGATGGACCCTTGTTGAGGTTTCTGCTGCAGTTCAATCAGGCGCTGGTCTACATTCTGCTTATTGCAGTGATCATCAAGCTCTCTTTGGGGGCCTTCGTCGATGCAGCGGTGATCTTCGGCGTGGTGCTGCTCAACTCGATCATCGGATTCGTGCAGGAGGGTAAGGCGCTCAATGCGCTCGAGGCGCTGTCGCGCACCTTGAAGATGGAGACCACCGTATTGCGGGCCGGAGAAAAGCAGCGCATCGACGCAGCCGGGCTCGTACCAGGTGACATCGTCCTTCTCGCCTCCGGCGATAAGGTGCCCGCAGACCTGTTTCTGTTGCGCAGCCGCAGCCTGCAAATCGATGAGTCGGCTCTGACTGGTGAATCAGTGCCGGTGGACAAGTTCCCTGGCATTCTGGAACTCGAGACGCCACTCGCCGACCGCACGAACCTGGCATATTCCTCAACCCTGGTCACTTACGGTACAGGGGTCGGCGTCGTTGTCGCCACCGGGGACAGCACCGAGATCGGCCGCATTTCGGAGCTCATAGCCAGCGCCGAGGTAATCGCCACACCGCTGACGCGCAAGATCGCCCACTTCAGCAGGCTGCTACTCTACGCGATCCTGGGGCTGGCTGGCCTGACCTTTGCCGTGGGCCTGTGGCATGGGCAGTATTGGGTGGACCTCTTCATGGCCGCCGTTGCCTTGTCGGTTGCGATGATCCCGGAGGGGCTGCCCGCAGTGCTCACCATCACACTTGCCATTGGCGTAGCGCGCATGGCAAAACGCAACGCGATCATCCGTCGCCTGCCTGCGGTCGAGACGCTCGGCAGCACTACCGTGGTGTGCTCGGACAAGACAGGAACAATTACTCGCAATGAGATGACGGTCCAGCGACTCTGGGTCGACGGACAGTCGTTCGAGCTCAGCGGCATCGGCTACGCGCCGGAGGGCGAGTTGCGACTTGATGGCGAGCGTCACTCAGCCGCCGAGCACGGGGTTGTGCGCGAGTTGCTGCGTGCCGGCCTCCTCTGTAATGACGCGGTGCTCAAGCGTGACGGTGATGCCTGGCGAATCGAGGGTGACCCCACCGAGGGGGCGCTGCTGGTCGCGGCCAGCAAGGCCGGTCTCGATGCTAGGACCGAAAACGCTCGTGCCGCCAGGCTGGAGACGATTCCGTTCGAATCGCAACATCAATACATGGTCACCCTGCACGGCGGCGACAACCCGGTCGTCTATCTCAAGGGGTCGGTTGAAAAGATCCTCGAGCGTTGCACGGTCATGCTCGGAGTAGACGGTTCGGTGGGCGCGCTCGACGCTGATGAGGTCCTTCGTCAGGTCAATGCAATGGCCGGTCACGGACTACGGGTGCTGGCGTTTGCCCGGATGGCCGTAGCGCGCGGGACTACCGACATCGATCATCAGGATGTCTGCGACGGCCTCACCTTTCTGGGTCTGCAGGGCATGATCGATCCGCCACGCGAGGAGGCGATCCACGCAGTGCGAGCCTGCCAGGAAGCGGGGATCAAGGTCAAGATGATCACGGGCGATCACGCCGCGACCGCCGCTGCCATTGCCGGCCAGATAGGCTTGTTGCACACCTCGGGACATGCGGGGGTACTCACTGGGCGCGCGCTCGAAGAGATCCCTGATGCCGACTTGATCGACGTTGCCGCGCACACGGCGGTGTTTGCACGCGTGACGCCCGAACAGAAGCTGCGCTTGGTCGAGGCCTTGCAGGCACGCGGGGAGGTGGTCGCGATGACCGGCGATGGCGTAAACGACGCGCCGGCGCTGCGAAGGGCCGACATTGGTGTCGCGATGGGCATCACCGGCACGGATGTCTCGAAGGAGGCCGCGGACATGGTGCTCACCGATGACAATTTCGCCACCATCGAAGCTGCTGTAGAAGAGGGCCGCGGCGTATTCGACAACCTGATCAAGTTCATCACCTGGATCTTGCCGACCAACGCCGGTCAGGGACTGGTGATCATCGCTGCGGTGATGGCGGCGCAGCCGCTGCCGGTGCTGCCGGTTCAGGCGCTGTGGATCAACATGACCACGGCCGTGCTACTTGGCCTCACCCTGGCTTTCGAGCCACGGGAGCGGGACATAATGAGTCGCCCGCCAAGGTTGTCCGCGGCACCGATCCTCAACGGCGAATTGATCAAACGCATCCTGCTGGTCGGCCTGCTGCTTCTCGTGGGTAGCTTCGGCCTGTTCGAATGGGCGTTGTATAGCGGGCGCAGCGAGCAGGAGGCGAGGACGATCGCAGTGAACGTCTTCGCGGTCGGGCAATCATTCTATCTGCTCAACTGCCGTTCGCTGCGGTACTCCATGTTCCGTCTCGGGCTGTTCAGTAATCCTTTGATCTGGGCAGGCATCGGGGCGATGATGGCTGTGCAGTTGCTGTTCACCTATATTCCGCTGATGAACAAGCTTTTCCACACGGCGCCGATCGGCTGGATCGACTGGGGGCTGATCGTTGCCGTCGGCCTCGCCATTTATCTGGTGATCGAAGGCGAGAAGGCTTGGAGAAGACGTGGCGCAAGCAGCACGGTAACGCACTGA
- a CDS encoding efflux RND transporter permease subunit, translated as MFNWIVRYSLHNRLFVLAVAALLMVYGAMTAWRTPVDVFPDLNKPLVTVLTEAGGMAPEEVEQLVTFPLETALNGMPGVTRVRSTSGVGLSILYAEFDWGTDIYRNRQLVAERLALVREQLPGDITPVMGPVSSIMGEVMLIALPLGAGDGQTPAVSPMAAREYADFVLRPRLLSIPGVSQVIPIGGEVRTLRVAPDTARMAQFDVSLNQLEKALEGYAGNAGGGFIDLNSREYLIRHLGRSNRIEDLAGIAVAWKDGRSILLEQVAAVSFAPGLKRGDAGYGGLPAVVISVQKQPQADTVALSAQIESALAELRPGLPAGLAAPRVLFRQADFIQASIGNVAEALRDGAIMVAIVLFAFLLSARTTVISLTAIPLSLAVTALVFQWLGQSINVMTLGGLAIAIGELVDDAVVDVENILRRLKQNRAARDRLPVLEVVRSASVEVRSGIVYATVIVVLVFVPLFALPGIEGRLFTPLGIAYIVSIGASMLVSMTVTPVMCYYMLPTMKRLDHGDSPLVAWLKRQDTKLLHWSFGRAKLLIVVAVLAVAGAASTVPFFPRAFLPAFNEGSLVLGLVMQPGTSLAEANRIGREAELLIGQVPEVTQVGRRTGRAELDEHAEGVHSAEIDVDLKRSGRDREAIMADIRDRLSVLPAQVAIGQPISHRLDHLLSGVRAQVAVKIFGDDIDTLRGLAEQMRSGLSGVPGLVDLTVEKQVLIPQITVRLDHRKAAQLGLSPGEAIRVLQALTDGAHGAQIVDGPRRYELVLRLPDERRSPQDLARMLIDTPAGRVPVSAIASVEETDGPNQVGRENGRRRIVVYGNTDGSNMSEVIAAVRGVIAGQALPTGYFISLEGQFQAQEQATRLIAGLSVVSLVMIFLVLYSRYQSVVLAGIVMANIPLALIGSVMAMWIAGVQLSVASMVGFITLAGIATRNGILKISHYINLCKFEGETFSQAMIVRGSLERLTPVLMTALVAAFALTPLLLAADAPGKEILHPVAVVIFGGLVSSTLLDTLLTPVMYWMFGRKPTERLLGKDAQTPAVADAREAF; from the coding sequence ATGTTCAACTGGATCGTTCGCTACAGCCTGCACAACCGGCTGTTCGTGCTTGCCGTGGCCGCGCTGCTGATGGTCTACGGCGCGATGACCGCCTGGCGCACGCCGGTCGACGTCTTCCCCGACCTCAACAAACCCCTCGTCACGGTGCTGACCGAGGCGGGCGGGATGGCGCCCGAGGAGGTGGAGCAACTGGTCACCTTCCCGCTCGAGACCGCACTCAACGGCATGCCCGGCGTCACCCGAGTACGCAGCACCTCGGGCGTGGGTCTGTCCATCCTCTACGCCGAGTTCGATTGGGGCACCGACATCTACCGCAACCGCCAACTGGTGGCCGAACGGCTGGCACTGGTGCGCGAGCAGTTGCCCGGCGACATCACGCCCGTCATGGGCCCTGTGTCGTCGATCATGGGCGAGGTCATGCTGATCGCGCTGCCGCTGGGCGCCGGTGACGGCCAGACGCCAGCCGTCAGCCCGATGGCGGCGCGCGAGTATGCCGACTTCGTGCTGCGCCCGCGCCTGCTGTCGATTCCCGGTGTGTCGCAGGTGATCCCGATCGGGGGCGAGGTGCGCACGCTGCGCGTGGCGCCCGACACGGCCCGCATGGCGCAGTTCGACGTGTCGCTCAACCAGCTCGAGAAGGCGCTCGAGGGCTACGCCGGGAACGCCGGGGGTGGCTTCATCGACCTCAACAGCCGCGAGTACCTGATCCGGCACCTGGGGCGCAGCAACCGCATCGAGGACCTGGCCGGCATCGCGGTGGCCTGGAAGGACGGGCGCTCCATCCTGCTCGAACAGGTGGCAGCCGTCTCGTTCGCGCCGGGGCTCAAGCGCGGTGATGCGGGTTACGGTGGTTTGCCGGCGGTCGTGATCAGCGTGCAGAAACAGCCGCAGGCCGACACGGTGGCGCTCTCCGCGCAGATCGAGTCGGCGCTGGCCGAGCTCAGGCCCGGCCTGCCCGCAGGCCTCGCCGCGCCCAGGGTGCTCTTCCGTCAGGCCGACTTCATCCAGGCCTCGATCGGCAACGTGGCCGAGGCGCTTCGCGACGGGGCCATCATGGTGGCGATCGTGCTCTTCGCCTTCCTGCTCTCGGCGCGCACGACGGTGATCTCGCTGACCGCGATCCCGCTGTCGCTCGCGGTCACGGCATTGGTGTTCCAGTGGCTCGGGCAGTCCATCAACGTGATGACGCTGGGCGGGCTGGCGATCGCGATCGGTGAGCTGGTCGACGATGCGGTGGTCGATGTCGAGAACATCCTGCGGCGACTGAAGCAGAACCGCGCCGCGCGCGACCGGCTGCCCGTTCTCGAGGTCGTCCGCAGCGCCAGCGTCGAGGTGCGCTCGGGCATCGTCTATGCGACGGTGATCGTCGTGCTGGTCTTCGTGCCCCTGTTCGCGCTGCCGGGCATCGAGGGGCGGCTGTTCACGCCGCTGGGCATCGCCTACATCGTGTCGATCGGCGCGTCGATGCTGGTATCGATGACCGTCACGCCGGTGATGTGCTACTACATGCTGCCGACGATGAAACGCCTCGATCACGGCGACAGCCCGCTGGTCGCCTGGCTCAAGCGCCAGGACACGAAGCTGCTGCACTGGTCCTTCGGGCGCGCGAAGCTGCTGATCGTGGTGGCTGTGCTGGCAGTGGCGGGCGCCGCCTCGACGGTGCCATTCTTTCCGCGCGCCTTCCTGCCGGCCTTCAACGAGGGTTCGCTGGTACTGGGCCTGGTGATGCAGCCCGGCACGTCGCTGGCCGAAGCCAACCGGATCGGGCGCGAGGCCGAACTGCTGATCGGCCAGGTCCCCGAGGTGACCCAGGTCGGCCGCCGCACCGGCCGCGCCGAGCTCGACGAGCATGCCGAAGGCGTGCACTCGGCCGAGATCGACGTGGACCTCAAGCGCAGCGGGCGTGACCGCGAGGCCATCATGGCCGACATCCGGGACCGGCTATCGGTGCTGCCGGCGCAGGTGGCCATCGGCCAACCGATCAGCCACCGCCTCGATCACCTGCTGTCGGGCGTGCGCGCCCAGGTGGCCGTGAAGATATTCGGCGACGACATCGACACGCTGCGCGGCCTGGCCGAACAGATGCGATCCGGGCTGAGCGGGGTGCCGGGCCTGGTCGACCTGACGGTCGAGAAGCAGGTGCTGATTCCGCAGATCACCGTGCGGCTGGACCATCGCAAGGCCGCTCAGCTCGGGCTGTCGCCCGGCGAGGCGATCCGCGTGCTGCAGGCGCTGACCGACGGCGCCCACGGCGCGCAGATCGTGGACGGTCCGCGCCGCTACGAGCTGGTGCTGCGTCTGCCCGATGAGCGGCGCAGCCCGCAGGATCTGGCGCGGATGCTGATCGACACCCCTGCCGGCCGCGTGCCGGTGTCGGCCATCGCCAGCGTCGAGGAGACCGATGGGCCCAACCAGGTCGGACGCGAGAACGGCCGTCGCCGCATCGTCGTCTATGGCAACACCGATGGCAGCAACATGAGCGAGGTGATCGCTGCCGTGCGCGGCGTGATCGCCGGGCAGGCGCTACCCACCGGCTACTTCATCAGCCTGGAAGGCCAGTTCCAGGCCCAGGAGCAGGCTACGCGCCTGATCGCGGGCCTGTCGGTGGTGTCGCTGGTGATGATCTTCCTGGTGCTGTACTCGCGCTACCAGTCGGTGGTGCTGGCCGGCATCGTGATGGCCAACATCCCGCTGGCGCTGATCGGCTCGGTGATGGCGATGTGGATCGCCGGGGTGCAGTTGTCGGTGGCATCGATGGTGGGCTTCATCACGCTGGCGGGTATCGCCACCCGCAACGGCATCCTGAAGATCAGCCACTACATCAACCTGTGCAAGTTCGAGGGCGAGACTTTCAGCCAGGCCATGATCGTGCGCGGCTCGCTCGAGCGGCTGACGCCGGTGCTGATGACGGCCCTGGTTGCAGCCTTCGCACTGACGCCGCTGCTGCTGGCCGCCGATGCCCCGGGCAAGGAGATCCTGCACCCGGTCGCGGTGGTGATCTTCGGTGGTCTGGTCAGCTCGACGCTGCTGGACACCCTGCTCACCCCGGTCATGTACTGGATGTTCGGTCGCAAGCCCACCGAGCGGCTGCTCGGCAAGGATGCGCAAACGCCGGCAGTGGCCGACGCGCGCGAGGCTTTCTGA
- a CDS encoding DUF2933 domain-containing protein, whose translation MKAETEAEPRPSGRAESNLRVRRVFPVFVVLAAVLLIAEHRLHVLGYLPWLILLACPLMHVFMHHGHGHKGKHTPTEDQGNHDA comes from the coding sequence ATGAAAGCCGAGACGGAAGCCGAGCCCCGTCCATCCGGTCGGGCTGAATCGAACTTAAGGGTTCGCCGCGTATTTCCGGTCTTCGTCGTACTGGCGGCCGTTCTCCTTATCGCCGAGCACCGGCTCCATGTGCTCGGCTACCTACCGTGGCTCATCTTGCTTGCGTGCCCCCTGATGCACGTCTTCATGCATCACGGTCACGGCCACAAGGGAAAACACACGCCGACTGAAGACCAAGGTAACCATGATGCGTAA
- a CDS encoding CzcE family metal-binding protein, translating to MKKSIIAVLAVSAISTLGSSAAFAHEDYSEGGALHWLEHVQARASSPTERELATYGYASNATPSRTVIVNADTRYINVTRLETVALKVGDKTVNWTFDTLGTNSFPLSKVVQGGDKVTVYLEESPLYRSGS from the coding sequence ATGAAAAAGTCGATCATCGCCGTTCTCGCCGTCTCGGCCATCAGCACCCTTGGATCTTCCGCTGCGTTCGCACACGAAGACTATTCCGAGGGCGGTGCGCTGCACTGGCTCGAGCATGTCCAGGCACGCGCTTCGAGCCCGACTGAGCGAGAGCTGGCCACATATGGCTACGCGAGCAACGCCACGCCCTCCCGCACCGTGATCGTCAATGCGGACACGCGCTACATCAACGTCACGCGGCTCGAGACGGTTGCCCTGAAGGTCGGTGACAAGACGGTCAACTGGACCTTCGACACCCTCGGCACAAACAGCTTTCCGCTTTCGAAGGTGGTCCAAGGGGGCGACAAGGTGACTGTCTATCTCGAAGAAAGCCCCCTTTACCGCAGCGGCTCCTGA